Proteins co-encoded in one Jeotgalibacillus malaysiensis genomic window:
- a CDS encoding transporter: MIYWEIFLAFFIPGILGYGGGPASIPLVENEVVDRYGWMTTQEFSEVLALGNSLPGPIATKMAGYIGYAEGGILGAGVALFATIAPSLILMIVLLGLIMKYKDSPRVKKMSTLVRPTIAVLLGVMTWGFFADAIEATGTVQTVVLAAISFVLLERFKVHPAFVIAGALVYGAVFLG; the protein is encoded by the coding sequence ATGATCTACTGGGAAATCTTTTTAGCGTTTTTCATACCGGGCATTCTCGGTTACGGCGGCGGGCCGGCTTCGATTCCACTTGTTGAAAATGAAGTCGTTGACCGCTACGGCTGGATGACCACTCAGGAATTTTCAGAGGTGCTCGCACTCGGTAACTCACTGCCAGGACCGATCGCAACAAAAATGGCAGGCTATATCGGTTACGCGGAAGGCGGTATTTTAGGAGCGGGGGTTGCGCTTTTCGCAACAATTGCCCCTTCATTAATTCTGATGATTGTCCTTCTTGGGCTCATTATGAAATACAAGGACTCACCGCGTGTGAAAAAAATGTCTACACTCGTGCGTCCGACAATTGCCGTGCTTTTAGGCGTGATGACGTGGGGATTCTTTGCTGATGCGATTGAAGCGACGGGGACTGTCCAGACAGTCGTACTTGCAGCAATCAGCTTTGTCTTACTTGAGCGGTTCAAGGTGCATCCTGCATTTGTGATCGCCGGCGCACTGGTTTACGGGGCGGTTTTCTTAGGGTAA
- a CDS encoding 3-oxoacyl-ACP reductase, with protein sequence MTNKVALVTGASRGLGESMAIKLAEAGFKVVINYNSNHEKAESIVQHIRNGGGEAVAISADITNEEAVKKLVADAQEAFGQSVEIIVNNATGPQPELSLEEVTWDDYLDQLHFTAKAPLLLLKEVMPAMKENKWGRVINIGSEVVEIGNPEFSNYVTAKSAVIGMTRSWAKELGKHNITVNTVHPGFIPVERHGEVTEESASGYLRDVPLNRLGTPDEIANMVRFLASEEASFVTGQNINVNGGKTFGV encoded by the coding sequence ATGACAAACAAAGTTGCACTCGTAACAGGCGCTTCAAGAGGCCTTGGGGAAAGTATGGCGATCAAGCTTGCTGAAGCAGGCTTTAAGGTCGTCATCAATTACAATAGTAATCATGAAAAGGCTGAATCAATCGTTCAGCATATCCGAAATGGAGGAGGAGAGGCTGTCGCGATTTCAGCTGATATAACCAACGAAGAGGCAGTTAAAAAGCTTGTGGCTGACGCCCAGGAAGCTTTCGGCCAGTCGGTTGAAATCATTGTGAATAACGCAACCGGCCCGCAGCCTGAACTCTCACTTGAAGAAGTCACATGGGATGACTATCTCGATCAGCTGCACTTTACCGCAAAAGCACCGCTGCTTCTTTTAAAAGAAGTCATGCCTGCGATGAAAGAAAACAAATGGGGACGTGTTATCAATATTGGCAGTGAAGTTGTTGAGATCGGCAACCCTGAATTCTCGAATTACGTGACAGCAAAATCAGCAGTTATCGGCATGACACGTTCATGGGCAAAAGAACTCGGTAAGCACAATATTACTGTTAACACTGTTCACCCCGGCTTTATACCAGTTGAACGCCATGGTGAAGTTACTGAAGAAAGTGCGAGCGGGTACCTGCGGGATGTGCCATTAAACAGACTGGGTACACCTGATGAGATTGCAAATATGGTCCGGTTTTTAGCGAGTGAAGAAGCAAGCTTTGTGACGGGACAGAATATCAATGTGAATGGCGGTAAGACGTTTGGGGTTTGA
- a CDS encoding gamma-glutamyltransferase: MTTDYLYHPFSSQRNTVFAKRGMVATSQPLAAQAGLEILQQGGNAIDAAIATAAALTVVEPTSNGIGGDAFALVWTKGKLHGLNASGPAPQSISIEEMKKRGYEKMPVFGVEPVTVPGVPAAWAELSEKHGKLPFEKLMAPAIRLAEEGYPVSPILGKFWKSAAEKFKEIFKDDVYKSWFDTFTPDGRAPEIGEMWSSKGHAETLKDIAETKSESFYSGQLADKIDAYMKEHGGYLSKEDLAAFKPEWVDPVSVNYRGYDVWEIPPNGQGMIALMALNIAQGFEFDEFQSADTYHKQIEAMKLAFTDGKAFITEPADMPISTEELLSKEYADKRREVIGEQAMDPEPMELPKGGTVYLAAADDEGNMISYIQSNYMGFGSGVVVPGTGIGLQNRGHDFSLDAEHPNALKPGKRTYHTIIPGFLTKNGEAVGPFGVMGGYMQPQGHFQVAVNTIDFHLNPQAALDAPRWQWMNGKTVHVEPHFPNHLAQALVRKGHTIQVTTDGGSFGRGQIIWRDPETGVLKGGTESRTDGQIAAW, from the coding sequence ATGACAACAGATTACTTATATCATCCATTTTCATCACAAAGAAATACGGTTTTTGCAAAACGCGGGATGGTGGCGACGAGTCAGCCGCTTGCTGCGCAGGCAGGCTTAGAGATTTTACAGCAGGGAGGTAATGCGATTGATGCTGCGATTGCAACCGCTGCAGCATTGACGGTTGTGGAACCGACTTCAAATGGGATTGGCGGCGATGCGTTCGCACTTGTGTGGACAAAAGGGAAGCTTCACGGACTGAATGCGAGTGGACCTGCACCACAGTCTATTTCAATAGAAGAAATGAAGAAGCGCGGCTATGAAAAGATGCCTGTATTTGGCGTAGAGCCGGTGACTGTGCCGGGTGTGCCTGCTGCCTGGGCAGAGCTTTCTGAAAAGCATGGGAAACTTCCTTTTGAAAAGCTGATGGCACCTGCGATCCGTTTAGCTGAAGAGGGCTACCCGGTATCACCGATTCTCGGGAAGTTCTGGAAGTCTGCTGCTGAGAAATTTAAGGAAATCTTCAAAGATGACGTTTATAAATCATGGTTCGATACATTCACACCTGATGGCCGTGCACCTGAGATTGGGGAGATGTGGTCATCAAAAGGACATGCTGAGACGTTAAAAGATATTGCAGAAACGAAGTCTGAAAGCTTTTACAGCGGACAGTTAGCTGATAAAATTGATGCTTATATGAAAGAGCACGGCGGTTATTTATCAAAAGAGGACCTTGCTGCATTCAAGCCTGAATGGGTGGACCCGGTGTCAGTGAATTACCGGGGCTATGATGTGTGGGAAATCCCACCGAACGGCCAGGGGATGATTGCACTGATGGCGCTGAATATTGCACAGGGGTTTGAATTTGATGAATTCCAGAGTGCGGATACATATCACAAGCAGATTGAAGCGATGAAGCTTGCGTTTACAGATGGAAAAGCATTTATCACTGAACCAGCGGATATGCCGATTTCAACTGAAGAGCTCCTGTCAAAAGAATATGCGGATAAACGCCGGGAAGTGATCGGTGAACAAGCAATGGATCCGGAGCCAATGGAGCTTCCTAAAGGCGGGACGGTTTATCTGGCAGCTGCTGATGATGAAGGCAATATGATTTCCTATATCCAGAGTAACTATATGGGATTTGGTTCGGGAGTCGTTGTGCCGGGAACTGGAATTGGTCTCCAGAATAGAGGGCATGATTTCAGTCTGGATGCTGAACACCCAAATGCACTGAAGCCTGGCAAAAGGACGTATCATACGATTATTCCTGGATTCCTCACAAAAAACGGAGAAGCAGTTGGTCCGTTTGGCGTGATGGGTGGTTATATGCAGCCGCAGGGTCATTTTCAGGTGGCAGTGAATACGATTGATTTCCATTTGAATCCGCAGGCAGCGCTTGATGCGCCGAGATGGCAGTGGATGAATGGGAAGACGGTTCATGTGGAGCCGCATTTCCCGAACCATCTAGCGCAGGCACTTGTGCGAAAAGGACATACGATTCAGGTAACAACAGACGGCGGATCTTTCGGACGCGGACAGATTATCTGGCGTGATCCGGAAACTGGCGTGTTAAAAGGCGGGACAGAATCCCGTACAGACGGACAAATTGCAGCGTGGTGA
- a CDS encoding xylose isomerase, giving the protein MTHFNEGKIQFEGAGSKNPQAFKYYKADETVNGKTMAEWMRFSVAYWHTFTADGTDPFGAPTMIRSWDRFSGMDLAKARVEAAFEFFEKLGVPYFCFHDVDVAPEGSSLKESFKNFDEIAEMIESYMKTSDTKLLWNTANLFTHPRYVHGGATTNNADVFAYAAAQVKKGLDTAKKLGAENYVFWGGREGYETLLNTDMKLEMENMARFFHLAVDYAKEIGYTGQFLIEPKPKEPTKHQYDFDVATSLSFLQKYDLADHFKFNIEANHATLAGHTFEHELRLARINGMLGSVDANQGDTLLGWDTDEFPTDMYAATLAMVEIFQNGGLGTGGLNFDAKVRRASFAQEDLLEAHIAGMDSFAIGAKVAAKLIEDRVFENVIENRYKSFTEGIGLDIVNGKADLKSLEQYALSLGEIQNESGRQERLKGLLNQYLLETLSEVRV; this is encoded by the coding sequence ATGACACATTTTAATGAAGGAAAGATTCAATTCGAGGGAGCGGGTTCAAAAAATCCGCAAGCGTTTAAATATTATAAAGCGGATGAAACGGTAAACGGGAAGACAATGGCTGAGTGGATGCGCTTTTCAGTGGCCTACTGGCATACGTTTACAGCAGACGGAACGGATCCATTCGGCGCACCGACCATGATCCGTTCATGGGACCGCTTCAGCGGGATGGACCTTGCAAAAGCGCGTGTGGAAGCAGCATTCGAGTTTTTTGAAAAGCTTGGTGTCCCTTACTTCTGCTTCCATGATGTGGACGTTGCACCGGAAGGCAGTTCGCTGAAGGAGTCATTTAAAAACTTTGATGAAATTGCTGAAATGATCGAGTCTTATATGAAAACATCTGATACAAAACTTTTATGGAATACTGCCAACCTGTTTACTCACCCGCGCTACGTGCACGGCGGTGCAACAACGAATAACGCAGACGTTTTTGCTTATGCGGCTGCTCAGGTGAAAAAGGGGCTTGATACAGCGAAGAAGCTTGGTGCTGAGAATTATGTATTCTGGGGCGGACGTGAGGGGTATGAAACGCTCCTGAATACTGACATGAAACTTGAAATGGAAAACATGGCGCGCTTCTTTCATTTAGCAGTCGATTATGCAAAAGAGATCGGCTATACAGGACAGTTCCTGATTGAGCCAAAGCCAAAAGAACCGACCAAGCATCAGTATGACTTTGATGTGGCAACGAGCCTGTCATTCCTGCAGAAATATGACCTGGCTGATCACTTCAAGTTTAATATTGAAGCCAATCACGCAACGCTTGCCGGTCACACATTTGAACATGAGCTGCGCCTTGCAAGAATTAACGGGATGCTCGGTTCAGTGGATGCGAACCAGGGGGACACGCTGCTTGGCTGGGATACGGATGAGTTCCCGACTGACATGTATGCTGCAACGCTTGCAATGGTCGAAATATTCCAGAATGGCGGACTTGGTACAGGCGGTCTGAACTTTGATGCGAAAGTGAGACGTGCGTCATTTGCACAGGAGGATCTGCTTGAAGCACATATTGCCGGCATGGACAGCTTTGCGATTGGTGCAAAGGTTGCTGCTAAACTGATTGAGGATCGCGTGTTTGAAAACGTGATCGAAAACCGCTATAAATCATTTACAGAAGGCATCGGGCTCGATATTGTAAATGGAAAGGCTGATCTGAAATCACTTGAGCAATACGCGCTGTCACTGGGTGAAATACAAAATGAATCAGGCAGACAGGAGCGTCTGAAAGGACTGCTGAATCAATATCTGCTTGAAACGCTGTCAGAAGTACGCGTGTAA
- a CDS encoding D-xylulose kinase has product MNYVVGVDLGTSAVKVLLVNREGNVVKEASREYPVINTQSGYIEQHPEDWVSGTFQALREITSSLESGEQIDGISFAGQMHGLVMVDAQGEVIRPAILWNDTRTTLECQEIVSTLGEQRLFELTKNPALEGFTLPKMIWVKKHEPDNWQRLHQFMLPKDYVRYRMTGEIAMDLSDAAGTLLLNVEKGEWSSDVLEAFHIEESRCPKLMFSTDQAGGLLPDVISETGLDASVKVFAGGADNACGAIGAGVLKEGLSMCSIGTSGVVLSYEKRGDLDFDGKVHYFNHGVPGAYYTMGVTLAAGDSLSWYRKNFAQELSFDELVREASLTPAGAEGLVFTPYISGERTPLADAIIRGSFIGMDKRHTRGHFTRAVLEGITFSLNESLNIFRDGGKVIDQIVSIGGGAKSDFWLQLQADIFDAEVVKLNSEQGPGMGAAMIAAVGSDWFNDFTECAERFLAVGTVVKPNMENKEFYKSLFSIYKQVYNQTKELSRMLNDCKERVVK; this is encoded by the coding sequence ATGAATTACGTTGTTGGCGTCGACTTGGGTACAAGTGCTGTGAAAGTACTTTTGGTAAACCGTGAAGGAAATGTTGTAAAGGAAGCATCAAGAGAATACCCTGTAATCAATACGCAATCAGGCTACATTGAGCAGCATCCGGAAGATTGGGTGAGCGGAACCTTTCAGGCGTTAAGGGAAATCACTTCATCACTTGAGTCAGGTGAGCAGATTGATGGGATCAGCTTTGCAGGGCAGATGCATGGACTTGTCATGGTGGACGCACAGGGCGAAGTGATCCGTCCGGCAATTTTATGGAATGATACACGTACAACGTTGGAATGCCAGGAGATTGTCAGTACGCTTGGAGAGCAACGGCTATTTGAACTGACAAAAAATCCTGCACTTGAGGGCTTTACTTTGCCTAAAATGATTTGGGTAAAAAAACATGAGCCTGACAACTGGCAGAGGCTTCATCAGTTTATGCTGCCAAAGGATTACGTCAGATACCGCATGACGGGTGAGATTGCGATGGACCTGTCAGATGCTGCCGGCACGCTTTTATTAAATGTGGAAAAAGGCGAATGGAGCAGTGATGTGCTTGAGGCATTTCATATAGAAGAAAGCCGGTGTCCGAAGCTGATGTTTTCAACTGATCAGGCAGGTGGGCTGCTGCCCGATGTGATCAGTGAAACAGGTCTGGACGCTTCTGTAAAAGTATTTGCTGGCGGAGCTGATAATGCGTGCGGAGCCATTGGTGCAGGCGTTTTAAAAGAAGGGCTCAGTATGTGCAGTATCGGAACTTCGGGTGTTGTTCTGTCTTACGAAAAAAGAGGGGACCTGGATTTTGATGGGAAAGTACATTACTTTAACCACGGCGTGCCGGGTGCTTATTATACAATGGGTGTGACGCTTGCTGCAGGAGACAGTCTGTCATGGTACAGAAAAAACTTTGCTCAGGAACTATCATTTGATGAGCTCGTTCGCGAAGCGTCATTGACTCCCGCGGGTGCTGAAGGCCTGGTGTTTACTCCTTACATATCAGGGGAACGTACACCTCTTGCGGATGCAATCATACGCGGCAGCTTTATTGGTATGGACAAAAGACACACAAGAGGTCATTTTACGCGTGCCGTCCTTGAAGGCATTACCTTTTCATTAAATGAGTCACTCAATATCTTCAGAGATGGAGGTAAGGTCATTGATCAAATTGTTTCAATTGGTGGCGGAGCAAAAAGTGACTTCTGGCTTCAGCTGCAGGCTGATATTTTTGATGCGGAAGTTGTGAAATTAAATTCTGAACAGGGACCGGGAATGGGCGCTGCGATGATTGCTGCTGTAGGGTCAGACTGGTTCAATGATTTTACTGAATGCGCAGAACGTTTTCTCGCTGTAGGTACAGTTGTGAAACCAAATATGGAAAATAAAGAATTTTACAAAAGTTTGTTTTCTATCTATAAACAGGTGTACAATCAAACTAAAGAATTAAGTCGAATGCTGAATGACTGTAAGGAGCGTGTTGTGAAATGA
- a CDS encoding aldo/keto reductase, translating into MKYRQLGNTELSLSEISFGTWAIGGAWGKSDDQEALRSLHYAIDRGVNFFDTADVYGDGHSEELLAKATKGQESSIHIATKFCRAGDIHDPKTYEMPQVEAYLDGSLKRLERERVDLYQIHCPPKEILEDGSVFGVLDQLQDKGKIRHYGVSVETVEEGLICLQNPNVKSLQVIFNLFRQKPLEELFVEAKRKGVGIITRLPLASGLLTNKFSLDHEFEEDDHRRFNENGEQFNVGETFAGLGFKKGVELTKELEWIIEGRENMARAALRFILDQEEVTCAIPGFKNQSQIQENLQALNTPSFSKHELNQLHDFYVKEVHPHIRGAY; encoded by the coding sequence ATGAAATACCGTCAATTAGGCAATACAGAACTCAGTCTGAGTGAGATCAGTTTCGGAACGTGGGCCATTGGTGGCGCATGGGGGAAGTCAGATGATCAGGAAGCGCTGCGTTCACTGCATTATGCGATTGACCGCGGGGTGAATTTTTTTGATACGGCAGATGTGTACGGTGATGGCCATAGTGAAGAACTATTAGCAAAAGCGACAAAAGGCCAGGAGTCAAGTATTCATATTGCGACAAAATTTTGCCGTGCAGGTGATATTCATGATCCAAAAACATATGAAATGCCACAGGTTGAAGCATATTTGGACGGCAGTCTGAAGCGTCTAGAGCGTGAGCGTGTTGATCTGTATCAGATTCACTGTCCGCCTAAAGAAATTTTAGAGGATGGCAGCGTGTTTGGCGTGCTGGATCAGCTGCAGGATAAGGGTAAAATCCGTCATTACGGCGTAAGTGTGGAAACAGTTGAAGAAGGGCTGATCTGTCTTCAGAATCCGAATGTGAAAAGTCTTCAGGTGATTTTTAATCTTTTCCGTCAAAAGCCTTTAGAAGAGCTGTTTGTAGAAGCAAAACGAAAGGGTGTCGGCATCATCACGCGCCTTCCGCTAGCAAGTGGACTGCTGACCAATAAATTCAGTCTGGATCATGAATTTGAAGAGGATGATCACCGCAGATTTAATGAGAATGGCGAGCAGTTTAATGTGGGTGAAACATTTGCCGGGCTTGGTTTTAAAAAGGGTGTTGAGCTGACAAAAGAGCTTGAGTGGATCATTGAAGGAAGAGAAAATATGGCACGAGCAGCACTCCGCTTTATTTTGGATCAGGAAGAAGTAACGTGTGCGATTCCGGGCTTTAAAAATCAGTCGCAGATTCAGGAAAATCTTCAGGCGCTGAATACACCTTCATTTTCAAAGCATGAATTAAATCAGCTCCATGATTTTTATGTAAAAGAGGTTCATCCGCATATCCGCGGGGCATATTAA
- a CDS encoding chromate transporter, whose translation MAKNKQGGLFMGFFRVGIFGFGGGPSSIPLVHKEVVEHYKWMSDEEFSDVLALGNAMPGPIATKMAGYIGYRVGGVLGMINAVFATTFPSVVAMIVMLMALNAYRDVAWVNGMSQAVVPVVGVMLAVLTWDFVKKSKSALGWGSAVALILGSFVLLEMAGLHPALLILGILLYALIFGGKRGAKA comes from the coding sequence TTGGCTAAGAATAAACAGGGCGGTCTGTTCATGGGATTTTTCAGAGTCGGTATCTTCGGCTTTGGTGGCGGACCGTCATCGATTCCACTCGTTCATAAAGAAGTAGTGGAACATTATAAATGGATGAGTGACGAAGAATTTTCTGATGTACTGGCGCTCGGCAATGCGATGCCTGGGCCGATTGCAACAAAAATGGCAGGCTATATCGGATACCGTGTCGGCGGCGTGCTTGGCATGATTAATGCAGTATTCGCAACAACTTTTCCATCAGTCGTTGCGATGATTGTGATGCTGATGGCACTGAACGCTTATCGCGACGTTGCCTGGGTAAACGGGATGTCGCAGGCGGTTGTGCCGGTAGTTGGCGTCATGCTTGCTGTACTCACTTGGGATTTTGTCAAAAAATCTAAAAGTGCGCTCGGCTGGGGCAGTGCAGTTGCGCTGATCCTTGGAAGTTTTGTGTTACTTGAAATGGCAGGTCTGCACCCGGCGCTGCTTATTTTAGGCATTCTGCTGTATGCACTGATTTTTGGCGGGAAGCGGGGTGCTAAAGCATGA
- a CDS encoding preprotein translocase subunit SecA — protein MSGILNKIFDGNKRDVKRFDKVADKVLATAGSIEQLSDDQLRAKTDEFKKRYQQGESLDDMMPEAFAVVKEGAKRVLGLDPYRVQMMGAAALHEGNIAEMKTGEGKTLTSTMPVYLNAITGKGVHVVTVNEYLASRDAEEMGQLYNFLGLTVGLNLNSMDKDEKREAYLADITYSTNNELGFDYLRDNMVLYKEQKVQRPLHFAVIDEVDSILIDEARTPLIISGQAQKNTQLYIQTNAFVRNLRIDEDYTYDEKTKGVQLTEDGITKAEKAFRIDNLFDYAHVTLNHHINQSLKAHASMKRDFDYVVEEGKVVIVDQFTGRLMKGRRYSDGLHQAIEAKEGLEIQNESMTMASITFQNYFRRYEKLSGMTGTAKTEEEEFRNIYNMRVVVIPTNREIVRDDKADLIYASVKGKYMAAIEDIAERHLNGQPVLVGTVAIETSELISSELKKKGIPHNVLNAKNHGSEAQIITDAGKRGAVTIATNMAGRGTDIKLGDGVKELGGLAVIGTERHESRRIDNQLRGRAGRQGDPGVTQFYLSMEDDLMRRFGSDNMKNMMSRLGMDDSQPIQSKMVSRAVESAQKRVEGNNFDARKQLLQYDDVLRQQREVIYTDRDEILESENLRHIVDKMVETTVYNAVDAHAPMVEETSKWDLKGLEHFIFANLLPENVITAETLEGKSNDQMKSLIMDEVTKRYDEREAELGERMREFEKVVLLRSLDTKWIDHIDAMDQLRQGIHLRAYGQIDPLREYQNEGFAMFETMQQSVNEEVTKYVMKAEIRSNIEREEVAKGQAVNPKTDGETKKKVQPVRKENNVGRNDPCPCGSGKKYKNCHGV, from the coding sequence ATGTCTGGAATTTTGAATAAAATTTTTGATGGAAATAAGCGTGATGTGAAACGTTTTGATAAAGTAGCCGACAAGGTGCTGGCAACAGCAGGAAGCATTGAACAGCTTTCTGACGATCAGCTTCGTGCAAAAACTGATGAATTCAAGAAGCGCTATCAGCAGGGTGAATCTCTTGATGATATGATGCCTGAAGCGTTTGCCGTAGTAAAAGAAGGCGCAAAACGTGTACTTGGACTTGATCCGTACCGCGTTCAGATGATGGGTGCAGCAGCACTTCACGAAGGTAACATTGCAGAAATGAAAACCGGTGAAGGTAAAACGCTGACGTCAACGATGCCTGTTTATCTTAATGCGATTACTGGAAAAGGTGTGCACGTTGTTACAGTCAACGAATATCTTGCCAGCCGTGATGCTGAGGAGATGGGACAGCTTTATAATTTCCTTGGTCTGACTGTTGGACTTAATTTAAATAGTATGGACAAAGATGAAAAGCGTGAAGCTTATTTAGCTGATATCACTTACAGCACAAACAATGAGCTTGGATTTGACTATCTTCGCGATAACATGGTGCTTTATAAAGAGCAGAAGGTTCAGCGCCCGCTTCACTTTGCTGTAATTGATGAAGTTGACTCGATTTTAATTGATGAAGCGAGAACACCGCTGATTATCTCGGGTCAGGCACAGAAAAATACGCAGCTTTATATCCAGACAAATGCATTTGTGCGTAACCTTAGAATTGATGAGGATTACACTTACGATGAAAAAACAAAAGGTGTGCAGCTCACAGAAGACGGAATCACAAAAGCGGAGAAAGCCTTCCGCATTGATAACCTGTTTGACTATGCGCACGTGACACTGAACCACCATATCAACCAGTCATTAAAAGCACATGCTTCAATGAAACGTGACTTTGATTATGTAGTCGAAGAAGGAAAGGTTGTAATCGTTGACCAATTTACCGGTCGTCTGATGAAAGGCCGCCGTTACAGTGACGGACTTCACCAGGCAATTGAAGCAAAAGAAGGTCTTGAGATTCAAAATGAGTCGATGACAATGGCTTCGATTACATTCCAGAACTACTTCCGCCGTTATGAAAAGCTGTCCGGTATGACAGGTACAGCGAAAACTGAGGAAGAGGAATTCCGCAACATTTATAACATGAGAGTTGTTGTCATTCCGACAAACCGTGAAATCGTGCGTGATGATAAAGCCGATCTGATCTATGCTTCCGTAAAAGGAAAGTATATGGCAGCGATTGAAGATATCGCAGAACGTCATCTGAATGGACAGCCGGTTCTTGTTGGTACCGTTGCGATCGAAACATCTGAATTAATCTCAAGTGAGCTGAAGAAAAAAGGCATTCCTCACAACGTACTGAATGCGAAGAATCATGGCAGTGAAGCCCAGATCATTACGGATGCCGGTAAACGCGGTGCAGTAACGATTGCGACAAACATGGCCGGCCGTGGTACAGATATTAAACTTGGCGATGGGGTAAAAGAGCTTGGCGGACTTGCCGTAATTGGTACAGAGCGCCATGAATCACGCCGTATCGATAATCAGCTTCGTGGTCGTGCAGGGCGTCAGGGAGACCCTGGTGTCACACAGTTCTATCTTTCAATGGAAGATGATCTGATGCGTCGCTTCGGATCTGACAATATGAAAAATATGATGTCACGACTTGGTATGGATGATTCACAGCCAATCCAGAGTAAAATGGTGTCACGCGCAGTTGAATCTGCACAAAAACGTGTTGAAGGTAACAACTTTGACGCACGTAAGCAGCTTCTGCAATATGACGATGTCCTTCGTCAGCAGCGTGAAGTCATTTATACTGACCGCGATGAAATTCTTGAATCAGAAAATCTTCGTCACATCGTTGATAAAATGGTTGAAACAACTGTGTACAATGCAGTGGATGCCCATGCACCAATGGTTGAAGAAACAAGCAAGTGGGATCTGAAAGGTCTTGAACACTTCATCTTCGCGAACCTGCTTCCTGAAAATGTGATCACAGCAGAAACGCTTGAAGGCAAATCTAATGATCAGATGAAATCTCTTATCATGGACGAGGTCACAAAGCGTTATGACGAACGTGAAGCAGAGCTTGGCGAAAGAATGCGCGAATTTGAAAAAGTCGTGCTTCTGCGCTCACTTGATACAAAGTGGATCGACCATATCGATGCGATGGACCAGCTGCGTCAGGGTATCCACCTGCGTGCATACGGTCAGATCGACCCGCTGCGTGAATACCAGAACGAAGGCTTCGCAATGTTCGAAACAATGCAGCAGTCGGTTAATGAAGAAGTCACTAAATACGTGATGAAAGCTGAAATCCGAAGCAACATCGAACGCGAAGAAGTTGCAAAAGGACAGGCAGTCAACCCGAAAACAGACGGCGAGACAAAGAAAAAAGTCCAGCCGGTCCGTAAAGAAAACAATGTCGGCCGCAACGACCCATGCCCATGCGGCAGCGGTAAGAAATATAAGAATTGTCACGGGGTTTAA
- a CDS encoding sigma-54 modulation protein, with amino-acid sequence MLNYNIRGENIEVTPAIREYVEKKIDKLERYFNDTPDANVHVNLKVYNDKQTKAEVTIPMPRLTLRAEERHEDLYAAVDLILDKLERQIRKHKTKVNRKFREKTNEPEFFATTVDAENGIEELEPVSVGADDGDESEFDIVRTKTFNLKPMDSEEAVLQMNMLGHSFYVFTDADSNGTNIVYKRKDGKYGLIETEA; translated from the coding sequence ATGTTGAATTATAATATCAGAGGCGAGAATATTGAGGTAACTCCAGCAATCCGCGAATACGTGGAGAAAAAAATCGATAAGCTAGAGCGCTATTTCAACGATACACCTGATGCGAACGTGCATGTTAATCTAAAGGTGTATAACGATAAGCAGACGAAGGCAGAGGTCACAATCCCGATGCCGAGACTGACTCTTCGTGCAGAAGAGCGTCATGAAGATCTGTACGCTGCTGTTGACTTAATCCTAGACAAGCTTGAGCGTCAGATTCGTAAGCACAAAACAAAAGTAAATCGTAAATTCCGTGAAAAAACAAATGAGCCAGAGTTTTTCGCAACAACGGTTGACGCGGAAAATGGCATCGAAGAACTGGAGCCGGTGTCTGTCGGCGCAGATGACGGTGACGAAAGCGAATTCGATATCGTACGTACAAAAACATTCAACCTGAAGCCAATGGACAGCGAAGAAGCTGTTCTTCAGATGAATATGCTCGGCCACAGCTTCTACGTCTTCACTGACGCTGACTCTAACGGTACAAATATCGTATACAAGCGTAAAGACGGGAAGTATGGATTGATTGAAACTGAAGCTTGA